A window from Cryptomeria japonica chromosome 1, Sugi_1.0, whole genome shotgun sequence encodes these proteins:
- the LOC131074629 gene encoding uncharacterized protein LOC131074629, with product MAMTLARKILGPRPNIDIVRELSKHKWALKGQVEITAMSKMALSLTFSCKEDMSRVLCDGPWLIDKSMLALQKWSPKMDLNESFFVQAPVWVRLLGLPLEFWVEDVFKGIAISFGELLSMDPIAMARRRLTFAMIYVGVMQGTDMPLSIEINSRLKKMEPTFEI from the coding sequence ATGGCAATGACACTGGCTCGAAAAATTTTAGGCCCGAGGCCAAATATTGATATTGTCAGGGAATTATCTAAACACAAATGGGCACTTAAAGGTCAAGTAGAGATCACTGCTATGTCCAAAATGGCATTGTCATTGACTTTCTCTTGCAAGGAAGATATGTCAAGAGTGCTCTGTGATGGCCCTTGGTTGATCGATAAATCAATGCTAGCTTTGCAAAAATGGTCacctaagatggacctaaatgaatccTTCTTTGTTCAGGCTCCAGTCTGGGTTAGACTACTAGGCCTTCCCTTAGAGTTCTGGGTGGAAGATGTGTTTAAAGGAATTGCTATCTCTTTTGGTGAACTCCTTTCTATGGACCCTATCGCAATGGCTAGAAGAAGACTTACCTTTGCCATGATCTATGTGGGAGTTATGCAAGGCACAGATATGCCCCTATCCATTGAGATCAATTCTAGATTGAAGAAAATGGAACCAACCTTTGAGATATGA